In Dasypus novemcinctus isolate mDasNov1 chromosome 23, mDasNov1.1.hap2, whole genome shotgun sequence, the following proteins share a genomic window:
- the RNPS1 gene encoding RNA-binding protein with serine-rich domain 1 isoform X2, translated as MAPSPTKRKDRSDEKSKDRSKDKGATKESSEKDRGRDKTRKRRSASSGSSSTRSRSSSTSSSGSSTSTGSSSGSSSSSASSRSGSSSTSRSSSSSSSSGSPSPSRRRHDNRRRSRSKSKPPKRDEKERKRRSPSPKPTKVHIGRLTRNVTKDHIMEIFSTYGKIKMIDMPVERMHPHLSKGYAYVEFENPDEAEKALKHMDGGQIDGQEITATAVLAPWPRPPPRRFSPPRRMLPPPPMWRRSPPRMRRRSRSPRRRSPVRRRSRSPGRRRHRSRSSSNSSR; from the exons AT GGCTCCTTCTCCTACCAAGCGCAAAGACCGCTCTGATGAGAAGTCCAAGGATCGCTCCAAAGATAAAGGGGCCACCAAGGAGTCAAGTGAAAAGGATCGTGGCAGGGATAAAACTCGAAAGAGGCGCAGCGCTTCCAGTGGTAGCAGCAGTACCAG GTCTCGCTCCAGCTCTACCTCCAGTTCTGGTTCCAGCACCAGCACAGGCTCAAGCAGTGGTTCCAGTTCCTCTTCAGCTTCTAGCCGCTCGGGCAGTTCCAGCACATCCCgcagctccagctccagcagCTCCTCTGGCTCTCCAAGTCCTTCCCGGCGCAGACATGACAATAGGCGGCGTTCCCGCTCAAA ATCCAAACCACCcaaaagagatgaaaaggaaaggaaaagacgGAGTCCTTCCCCTAAACCCACCAAAGTGCACATTGGGAGGCTCACCCGAAATGTGACAAAG GATCACATCATGGAGATATTTTCCACCTAtgggaaaattaaaatgattGACATGCCCGTAGAAAGGATGCATCCACATCTATCCAAAGGCTACGCCTATGTTGAGTTTGAGAATCCAGATGAAGCCGAGAAGGCGCTCAAACACATGGACGGAG GACAAATAGATGGTCAGGAGATCACTGCCACTGCTGTGCTAGCCCCCTGGCCTCGGCCACCCCCCCGGCGTTTCAGCCCTCCCAGGAGGATGCTGCCACCACCTCCCATGTGGCGCAGGTCACCCCCACGAATGAGGAGAAG GTCCCGCTCTCCTAGGCGCAGGTCTCCTGTGCGCCGGCGATCCCGGTCCCCAGGCCGCCGCCGCCACAGAAGCCGCTCCAGCTCCAACTCCTCGCGATAA
- the RNPS1 gene encoding RNA-binding protein with serine-rich domain 1 isoform X1, with translation MDLSGVKKKSLLGVKENNKKSSTRAPSPTKRKDRSDEKSKDRSKDKGATKESSEKDRGRDKTRKRRSASSGSSSTRSRSSSTSSSGSSTSTGSSSGSSSSSASSRSGSSSTSRSSSSSSSSGSPSPSRRRHDNRRRSRSKSKPPKRDEKERKRRSPSPKPTKVHIGRLTRNVTKDHIMEIFSTYGKIKMIDMPVERMHPHLSKGYAYVEFENPDEAEKALKHMDGGQIDGQEITATAVLAPWPRPPPRRFSPPRRMLPPPPMWRRSPPRMRRRSRSPRRRSPVRRRSRSPGRRRHRSRSSSNSSR, from the exons ATGGATTTATCAGGAGTGAAAAAGAAGAGCTTGCTAGGagtcaaagaaaataataaaaagtccAGCACTAG GGCTCCTTCTCCTACCAAGCGCAAAGACCGCTCTGATGAGAAGTCCAAGGATCGCTCCAAAGATAAAGGGGCCACCAAGGAGTCAAGTGAAAAGGATCGTGGCAGGGATAAAACTCGAAAGAGGCGCAGCGCTTCCAGTGGTAGCAGCAGTACCAG GTCTCGCTCCAGCTCTACCTCCAGTTCTGGTTCCAGCACCAGCACAGGCTCAAGCAGTGGTTCCAGTTCCTCTTCAGCTTCTAGCCGCTCGGGCAGTTCCAGCACATCCCgcagctccagctccagcagCTCCTCTGGCTCTCCAAGTCCTTCCCGGCGCAGACATGACAATAGGCGGCGTTCCCGCTCAAA ATCCAAACCACCcaaaagagatgaaaaggaaaggaaaagacgGAGTCCTTCCCCTAAACCCACCAAAGTGCACATTGGGAGGCTCACCCGAAATGTGACAAAG GATCACATCATGGAGATATTTTCCACCTAtgggaaaattaaaatgattGACATGCCCGTAGAAAGGATGCATCCACATCTATCCAAAGGCTACGCCTATGTTGAGTTTGAGAATCCAGATGAAGCCGAGAAGGCGCTCAAACACATGGACGGAG GACAAATAGATGGTCAGGAGATCACTGCCACTGCTGTGCTAGCCCCCTGGCCTCGGCCACCCCCCCGGCGTTTCAGCCCTCCCAGGAGGATGCTGCCACCACCTCCCATGTGGCGCAGGTCACCCCCACGAATGAGGAGAAG GTCCCGCTCTCCTAGGCGCAGGTCTCCTGTGCGCCGGCGATCCCGGTCCCCAGGCCGCCGCCGCCACAGAAGCCGCTCCAGCTCCAACTCCTCGCGATAA